A section of the Macadamia integrifolia cultivar HAES 741 unplaced genomic scaffold, SCU_Mint_v3 scaffold1945, whole genome shotgun sequence genome encodes:
- the LOC122065269 gene encoding receptor-like protein Cf-9 homolog → MELPLSDHSVIFAKLDLNSNKIQECLPTNSEFVSPILGNLSSLLFKASFFSISHNNLIGKIPFSNCNASNLEFLILSNNQLSGTIPTCLDSRNLRVLNFESNKLDVPIPLIFRSGCGLHALKLNRNMLQGQVPRSLAYCKELEVLDIGVNQLNDTFPYWLENLSKLQVLVMRSNNFDGILPLQYILHWKAMMKDVNNSRLHYVSFQGSEYYYQDTVAIVLKGIYIEMGQIPSSLENLRELESLNLSRNALSGQIPSQLTSLTSLAILDLSDNNLTGSIPQGNQFNTFPNTSYKGNIGLCGFPLSRKCGTTDGALSPMLTLQQEEDSTCLLDWKFVIAGYCSDLTI, encoded by the exons ATGGAATTGCCATTATCTGATCACTCTGTCATCTTTGCAAAACTTGATCTTAACTCAAACAAGATACAAGAGTGTCTCCCAACTAATAGTGAGTTTGTGTCTCCTATCTTAGGGAATCTCTCGTCCCTTCTCTTCAAAGCCAGCTTCTTTTCAATTTCACATAATAATTTAATTGGAAAAATCCCTTTCTCAAACTGCAATGCAAGTAATCTGGAATTCTTGATATTGTCCAATAACCAATTGAGTGGCACCATCCCAACATGCCTTGATAGTAGAAATTTGAGGGTACTAAATTTTGAGAGTAACAAATTAGATGTTCCTATTCCTCTTATTTTTAGAAGTGGATGCGGTCTGCATGCACTTAAACTCAATAGAAACATGCTTCAAGGACAAGTTCCAAGATCATTAGCTTACTGCAAGGAATTGGAGGTGTTAGATATTGGGGTCAACCAGTTGAATGATACCTTCCCATATTGGTTGGAAAATCTCTCTAAATTGCAGGTCCTTGTCATGAGATCTAACAACTTTGATG GAATATTACCATTgcaatatattcttcattggAAGGCAATGATGAAAGATGTGaacaattctagattgcattATGTCAGTTTTCAAGGTTCTGAATACTACTATCAAGACACAGTTGCAATTGTGCTCAAGGGAATCTACATAGAGATGG GTCAAATTCCATCTTCATTGGAAAATCTAAGAGAACTCGAGTCATTGAATCTTTCAAGAAACGCTCTCTCAGGACAAATCCCTAGCCAATTGACGAGTTTGACATCCCTTGCAATCTTGGATCTATCTGATAACAACCTCACGGGGAGTATTCCGCAAGGCAATCAGTTCAACACATTTCCAAACACTTCCTATAAGGGTAACATAGGATTATGTGGTTTTCCGTTGTCAAGGAAATGTGGAACAACAGATGGAGCATTATCTCCAATGTTGACATTGcaacaagaagaagattcaACATGTTTACTTGATTGGAAATTTGTCATAGCTGGATATTGCTCTGATTTGACAATTTGA
- the LOC122065266 gene encoding sulfite reductase [ferredoxin], chloroplastic-like, whose translation MATSVGAGNTAVLKDSKHQLQRFHGLRSCGLVPLSRSVHILPVSASKSSLVTAVATPIKPDTTSETKRSKVEIIKEQSNFLRYPLNEELLTEASNVNETATQLIKFHGSYQQYNREDRGKKSYSFMLRTKNPGGKVPNKLYLAMDDLADQFGIGTLRLTTRQTFQLHGVLKKNLKTVISTVIKSMGSTLGACGDLNRNVLAPAAPFTRKDYVFAQETAENIAALLTPQSGAYYDLWVDGEKIISAEPSEVVKARNDNSCGTNFPDSLEPIYGTQFLPRKFKVAVTVPTDNSVDILTNDVGVVVVTDANGEPQGFNIYVGGGMGRTHRVETTFPRLGEPLGYVPKEDILYAVKAIVVTQRENGRRDDRKYSRMKYLVSTWGIQKFRSVVEQYYGKKFEPFRELPEWEFKSYLGWHEQGDGSLFCGLHIDSGRIAGAKKKALREIIEKYSLNMRLTPNQNIILCGINPEWRHPISTVLAQAGLLDPSYVDSLNLTAMACPAFPLCSLAITEAERGMPDILKRVRAVFDKVGLEYDESVVIRVTGCPNGCARPYMAELGFVGDGPNSYQIWLGGKPNQTALAQTFMNKVKVQNLEKVLIPLFYSWKSERQVKESFGEFTTRMGFEKLKEIVDKWEGPVAV comes from the exons ATGGCGACATCAGTGGGGGCTGGGAACACTGCGGTTTTAAAGGATTCGAAACATCAGCTGCAGAGGTTTCATGGATTGAGGTCTTGTGGTTTGGTTCCTTTGAGTAGAAGTGTTCATATCTTACCTGTTTCGGCGTCGAAGTCTTCTCTTGTGACCGCTGTCGCAACG CCAATAAAGCCAGACACCACCTCCGAGACTAAGCGTAGTAAGGTTGAAATAATTAAAGAGCAAAGTAATTTCTTGAGATACCCTCTCAATGAGGAGCTTCTGACAGAAGCTTCAAATGTAAATGAGACCGCCACACAATTGATCAAGTTCCATGGAAGCTATCAACAGTACAATAGAGAGGATCGTGGTAAAAAATCCTACTCTTTTATGCTTCGAACAAAGAATCCAGGCGGTAAAGTCCCAAACAAGCTCTACTTGGCTATGGATGACCTTGCAGACCAGTTTGGGATTGGAACTCTTCGCCTGACAACCAGACAAACATTTCAGCTACATGGTGTTTTGAAGAAGAACCTTAAGACCGTGATTAGTACAGTTATTAAAAGTATGGGCTCAACTCTTGGTGCATGTGGTGACCTGAACAGAAATGTTCTTGCTCCTGCGGCACCATTTACAAGGAAAGACTACGTGTTTGCTCAGGAGACTGCAGAAAACATTGCTGCACTCTTGACTCCTCAGTCAGGTGCTTACTATGATCTATGGGTTGATGGGGAGAAAATTATTTCAGCTGAGCCTTCTGAGGTAGTGAAGGCTCGTAATGACAATTCTTGTGGAACAAACTTCCCTGATTCCCTGGAGCCCATTTATGGCACCCAGTTCTTGCCGAGAAAATTTAAGGTTGCAGTAACTGTACCCACTGACAACTCAGTAGATATTCTCACCAATGACGTTGGTGTTGTTGTAGTTACTGATGCTAATGGGGAGCCTCAGGGTTTCAACATTTAT GTTGGTGGTGGAATGGGAAGAACACATAGGGTGGAGACGACATTCCCTCGTCTGGGAGAGCCACTGGGATATGTGCCAAAGGAGGATATATTATATGCTGTCAAAGCAATTGTTGTTACACAACGAGAAAATGGGAGAAGAGATGACCGAAAGTATAGTAGAATGAAATATTTGGTCAGCACATGGGGGATTCAGAAGTTCAGAAGTGTTGTTGAGCAATACTATGGGAAGAAATTTGAGCCTTTCCGGGAACTACCAGAGTGGGAATTCAAGAGCTATTTGGGGTGGCATGAGCAG GGCGATGGCAGTTTGTTTTGTGGTCTCCATATTGATAGTGGCCGTATTGCGGGAGCAAAGAAGAAGGCTTTAAGGGAGATAATTGAGAAGTATAGCCTGAATATGCGTCTCACTCCAAACCAGAACATAATTTTGTGTGGTATTAATCCTGAATGGAGGCATCCGATCTCAACTGTTCTTGCACAGGCTGGATTGCTG GATCCTAGCTATGTAGATTCCCTCAACCTGACGGCAATGGCATGCCCAGCGTTTCCACTTTGCTCACTGGCAATAACTGAAGCAGAGCGGGGAATGCCTGACATCCTTAAGCGTGTTCGGGCTGTTTTTGATAag GTTGGTCTCGAGTATGATGAATCAGTGGTGATAAGGGTAACCGGATGCCCCAATGGATGTGCCCGGCCATACATGGCTGAGCTTGGATTTGTTGGTGATGGACCAAATAGTTACCAG ATTTGGCTGGGgggaaaaccaaaccaaacagcACTTGCGCAGACCTTCATGAATAAGGTTAAGGTTCAAAACCTAGAGAAGGTTTTGATACCATTATTCTACAGTTGGAAATCTGAACGACAAGTGAAAGAATCATTTGGTGAATTCACAACTCGTATG GGTTTTGAGAAACTTAAGGAGATAGTTGATAAGTGGGAAGGTCCAGTAGCTGTATAA
- the LOC122065265 gene encoding uncharacterized protein LOC122065265 gives MEKQSSSSSFSTNWIVEHGSLENSLTFESSDSLIDEDIETSPKDYLLLKPASSDSEPCEIKISFSQKHEVRQVYVRSTARVYEIYYAPSLQSGDEYLCTVRCGIATKEDESFHAIDNGESIAAMPMGSTEEKAKSEVTNSSNEDDWVEVKVPDCPSLDGKTNFQSKDTGHLGRTIQDMYEATAEISDASPCISLTLRLLSLQTKGSVHVDEIYVFADPVESIDTDQAVGPADDSTRSSLVAMLVPTLLQLSRSGSGKAQDRRVSDIRDGVMKTTKLSGSSIGNTVRPEEKSTSADQFEMNIQEVTQANAESMKLNSSMGGQQEVTIQEGIHSTQLESGTQVLGMGQKYDSVTVENDSTCSRLDRILDQLVCRIERLETVCSRFEENMLKPLVGIETRLGRLEQQLEIFTMRSQPSGLYSCTRIAAPEFSCNESESNSFYNDGIENRGSGGPETSKDDSHFDKPSSAIDVASVPVDVSQFPGLVITAPEFSNADDEEDDGDDLCEGKNCNEDSESARKDLHANKRAISIDDALASALSGFLSSAAVHPPQFTQTLIIKAPDFTNEEDGNDEKMKSPVISCERGTDPTFFIGEENGTADVEDSASPCITKATAKEPLRQDEPYEDGIESNITIVENGHDTEINSGDVTRGVKSSKGCPTDQLHKRGNENCGPIFNLTFLGDQSLTNQTDEGPIHILEGADAESELFVEHNGDQSLDSSTEGATPCTDSTTAREIQGAELSNSVLQNIIDHTYSPVDFNLPLLEVEFIPQGSWKARSPLEALLNDIPAIKAEDFCVRYRENEVTELPTDSDQLLVEVDDFTVKDFPSNTKGEVPLKCSDEEPFTSLI, from the exons TTAGTTTCAGCCAGAAACATGAAGTCCGGCAGGTCTATGTGCGGAGTACTGCTCGAGTATATGAGATATACTATGCACCCTCCTTGCAAAGTGGTGATGAATATCTCTGCACTGTACGTTGTGGCATTGCCACTAAGGAGGATGAAAGTTTCCATGCCATTGATAATGGAGAATCTATAGCTGCAATGCCAATGGGGTCTACAGAAGAGAAAGCTAAGAGTGAAGTTACTAATAGCTCCAATGAGGATGATTGGGTAGAAGTGAAGGTACCTGATTGTCCCTCACTTGATGGCAAAACCAATTTTCAGTCAAAAGACACAGGACACTTGGGAAGAACCATTCAG GATATGTATGAGGCTACAGCGGAGATTAGTGATGCAAGCCCTTGCATCTCCCTTACACTGCGATTGCTCTCACTTCAGACCAAGGGATCTGTCCATGTAGATGAGATCTATGTATTTGCTGATCCTGTTGAGTCCATTGATACAGACCAAGCGGTGGGGCCAGCAGATGACTCAACAAGAAGTTCTTTAGTGGCTATGCTTGTTCCTACTCTTCTGCAACTGTCTAGAAGTGGGAGCGGCAAAGCACAGGATAGGCGTGTCTCTGATATCAGGGATGGTGTAATGAAGACAACCAAATTAAGTGGCAGTTCAATAGGGAATACAGTACGACCAGAAGAGAAGTCCACTAGTGCTGATCAATTTGAAATGAATATTCAAGAAGTGACCCAGGCCAATGCAGAATCTATGAAGTTGAATTCCAGCATGGGTGGTCAGCAGGAGGTGACAATACAGGAAGGGATCCATTCCACACAGTTAGAGTCTGGGACACAGGTGCTGGGTATGGggcagaaatatgattctgtcACTGTAGAAAATGATTCGACTTGCAGCCGTCTAGATAGAATTTTGGATCAGCTGGTTTGCCGAATCGAGAGATTAGAAACTGTGTGTTCAAGATTCGAAGAAAACATGCTGAAGCCCCTTGTTGGCATTGAGACGAGGCTCGGGCGACTAGAGCAGCAACTGGAGATATTTACAATGAGATCCCAGCCGTCTGGATTATACTCATGCACAAGGATTGCCGCTCCTGAATTTTCATGCAATGAATCTGAGTCCAACTCCTTTTACAATGATGGAATTGAAAACCGAGGTAGTGGGGGACCAGAAACATCCAAGGATGATAGTCATTTTGATAAACCATCGTCTGCCATAGATGTTGCATCAGTTCCAGTGGATGTATCTCAGTTTCCAGGTCTGGTAATTACTGCCCCGGAGTTCTCAAATGctgatgatgaagaggatgatggtgatgatCTCTGTGAGGGTAAGAACTGCAATGAGGATTCTGAGTCTGCAAGGAAGGATCTCCATGCGAATAAACGGGCTATTTCCATTGATGATGCTTTAGCTTCAGCACTTTCAGGGTTCTTATCTTCAGCTGCAGTTCATCCTCCACAATTTACCCAGACTTTGATTATTAAAGCTCCTGATTTTACTAATGAAGAGGATGGGAATGATGAGAAAATGAAGTCGccggtcatttcatgtgaaagAGGTACAGATCCTACATTCTTTATCGGTGAAGAAAATGGAACTGCAGATGTGGAAGATTCAGCATCTCCTTGCATCACCAAGGCAACAGCCAAAGAGCCTCTCAGACAAGATGAGCCATATGAAGATGGAATAGAAAGCAACATAACTATTGTTGAAAATGGGCATGACACAGAAATAAACAGTGGAGATGTAACCAGAGGAGTGAAGTCCAGCAAAGGTTGTCCCACAGACCAGCTTCACAAGCGAGGGAATGAAAACTGTGGCCCCATATTTAATTTAACTTTCCTTGGTGACCAGTCTCTCACAAATCAGACTGATGAAGGCCCAATACATATTTTGGAAGGGGCCGATGCTGAGAGTGAGCTTTTCGTAGAACACAATGGTGATCAAAGTCTTGATTCTAGTACTGAAGGAGCCACTCCCTGCACTGACTCAACCACTGCTAGAGAGATCCAAGGTGCAGAATTAAGCAATAGTGTTTTGCAGAACATTATTGATCATACATATAGTCCAGTAGATTTCAATCTTCCACTCCTGGAAGTAGAATTCATTCCACAAGGAAGCTGGAAGGCTAGGTCCCCTCTTGAAGCCCTTCTGAATGACATACCAGCAATTAAAGCAGAAGATTTTTGTGTGAGGTATAGAGAGAATGAAGTGACAGAACTTCCTACTGACTCTGATCAGCTTTTGGTAGAAGTTGATGATTTTACAGTGAAAGATTTTCCTTCAAACACAAAAGGTGAAGTACCACTAAAATGCAGCGATGAGGAGCCATTCACAAGCCTCATATGA